The genomic region ATCGCGGCGAGCGCCGTCTGCTTCGCGCGCGTGAGCGGGGAGGAGTAGGCGGCGTCGAAGCGGAACTCCGCGCAGCGCTTCTTCAGATATTCAAGCTGTTTTTCGCCGGCCGGCGTGAGCCCTGCGTCAGTATGCCCCTGAAAGCGGCGCTGAATATTGCCCTCCGCCTGCGCGTGGCGAATGAGATAAACGCGTGTGGTCATGTTTGAAGATTCCTTACAAAATGATAATATTGATTTGGATTTCGGCGGCTTTGCCGAAAACAAAATCCCCGCGGCGCGACAGCGTATTTCAAACCCGCTTATTTGCAGGTGGGTGTCCGCCTCGCTGTTCACGCTCCCTTCTTCCGCTGAAAGCGGGAGGTCTGCAATCCGAGACGAGAGTCGGGTCTCCCTTATTGAAATTGTAGGTTTTAAATGCTGTCGCGTCCGGCGAGGACACTTATATTATACTCGATAAAAACGTCTTCCGCAACAGTTTTTATAAGAAAAGGGGAGGATTATTATTCCTCCTCTTCCTCTTCTTCGTCGAAGCCGCCTTCTTCATAGATGCGGGTGTATTCCATCGCGGCGGCGTCGTATTCGTCTTCGTCCTCGATGAGCGCGAAGGCCTGCTCGCCGTTCTCGTCGGTGACGAGCTTCATCAGCCAGACTTCGCCTTCGTCGTCGCAGTCGCAGTCGTCCTCCCCGCAGTCGC from Clostridia bacterium harbors:
- a CDS encoding DUF1292 domain-containing protein produces the protein MAEEFDDLIVLTDENGEESTWEHIGTFDVGGNCYVAMLSLDGCDCGEDDCDCDDEGEVWLMKLVTDENGEQAFALIEDEDEYDAAAMEYTRIYEEGGFDEEEEEEE